One genomic window of Bradyrhizobium sp. B124 includes the following:
- the tmk gene encoding dTMP kinase → MAEAAVQRPSLRGRFITFEGGEGSGKSTQIRKLAERLDVAKLRAIVTREPGGSPGAEIIRHIVLSGMGKLLGPEAETLLFAAARDDHVRTVILPALNQGIWVLCDRFFDSTRAYQGQLGQVSPGLVNAMQRVTIGDLKPDLTFILDVPVEVGLQRAALRRGNATADRFEAEGIKFHQDLRDAYRRIAADDPQRCVLIDATADPDTVAARIWAALREHLRATLTADTPA, encoded by the coding sequence ATGGCGGAAGCAGCAGTCCAACGGCCGAGCTTGCGCGGTCGCTTCATCACCTTTGAGGGCGGCGAGGGATCGGGGAAATCGACCCAGATCCGCAAGCTCGCCGAACGGCTCGATGTCGCCAAGCTGCGCGCGATCGTGACCCGTGAGCCCGGCGGCTCGCCAGGGGCCGAGATCATCCGTCACATCGTGTTGTCGGGGATGGGCAAGCTGCTTGGGCCGGAAGCCGAGACGCTCCTGTTTGCCGCCGCGCGCGACGATCATGTCCGCACTGTGATCCTGCCGGCGCTCAACCAGGGCATCTGGGTGCTGTGCGATCGCTTCTTCGATTCCACGCGCGCCTATCAAGGCCAGCTCGGGCAGGTGTCGCCCGGCCTCGTCAATGCCATGCAGCGCGTCACCATCGGCGATCTGAAGCCCGACCTCACCTTCATCCTCGATGTGCCGGTCGAGGTCGGACTGCAACGCGCGGCTCTGCGCCGCGGCAATGCCACGGCGGATCGCTTCGAGGCCGAGGGCATCAAGTTCCATCAGGATTTGCGCGACGCCTACCGCCGGATCGCGGCTGACGATCCGCAGCGCTGTGTGCTGATCGACGCGACGGCCGATCCGGACACGGTTGCGGCACGGATCTGGGCCGCGCTGCGCGAGCATCTGCGCGCAACGCTCACCGCAGACACTCCCGCATGA
- a CDS encoding DNA polymerase III subunit delta' has product MSARKVEQENPARHPRETPDLFGHREAETALLDAYRSGRIPHAWLIGGAQGIGKATLAYRMARFVLAFRNPKSSQVQAAPTLRVDPSDPVARQITAGAHGGLLVLERGLNDRGVMRTVITVDETRETISFFGSTAAVDGWRVCIVDTVDELNPNAANALLKILEEPPQQSLFLLVSHAPSRVLPTILSRCRKLLLRPLETGDVVRAATAATDIEADDPALAEAAAASEGSVGRALTLLGGDALKLQQRTAALLATLPSVDPRELHALGDALGTSDRVALAAFIDGIDRWMSERMRTGDANANLPRLARLAEVWEKIVRAARDTEAYNLERKPLVFSVFSMLADATR; this is encoded by the coding sequence ATGAGCGCACGCAAGGTCGAACAGGAGAACCCCGCTCGCCACCCGCGCGAAACCCCCGATCTGTTCGGGCATCGCGAGGCGGAGACCGCCTTGCTCGATGCCTATCGCAGCGGACGAATTCCGCATGCCTGGTTGATCGGCGGCGCGCAGGGCATCGGCAAGGCCACGCTGGCCTATCGCATGGCGCGGTTTGTGCTCGCATTCCGCAATCCGAAGTCATCCCAGGTTCAGGCGGCGCCGACGCTGCGGGTCGATCCGTCCGATCCGGTGGCGCGCCAGATCACGGCGGGCGCCCATGGCGGGCTCTTGGTGCTAGAGCGCGGCCTCAACGACCGCGGCGTGATGCGCACCGTGATCACGGTCGACGAGACGCGCGAGACGATCTCGTTCTTCGGCTCGACCGCCGCGGTCGACGGCTGGCGCGTCTGCATCGTCGACACGGTCGATGAGCTCAATCCCAATGCCGCCAACGCGCTGCTGAAAATCCTCGAGGAGCCGCCGCAGCAGTCGCTGTTCCTGCTGGTCAGCCACGCGCCGTCACGGGTGCTGCCGACCATCCTGTCCCGCTGCCGCAAATTGTTGCTGCGGCCACTGGAGACCGGCGATGTGGTGCGCGCGGCCACGGCCGCAACCGACATCGAGGCCGACGATCCTGCGCTGGCGGAAGCCGCGGCAGCGTCCGAGGGCAGCGTCGGGCGGGCGCTGACGCTGCTCGGCGGCGATGCGCTCAAGCTGCAGCAACGCACCGCCGCGCTGCTGGCAACGCTTCCGAGCGTCGATCCGCGCGAGCTGCACGCGCTGGGCGATGCGCTCGGCACCAGCGACCGCGTCGCGCTTGCCGCTTTCATCGACGGCATCGATCGCTGGATGAGCGAGCGCATGCGAACCGGCGACGCCAATGCCAATCTGCCGCGCCTTGCACGGCTGGCGGAGGTATGGGAAAAGATCGTCCGCGCCGCACGCGATACCGAAGCCTACAATCTGGAGCGCAAGCCGCTGGTTTTCTCGGTGTTTTCGATGCTCGCGGACGCGACCCGATAG
- the metG gene encoding methionine--tRNA ligase gives MATAKKKSSKKAKKTKKASPARVTSKATAKSRAVKAKKGGRVTKKAKKATKAKTGAKKPAAKKVAKKAVKKAAKKTAKKVATKPTKAPPKKAAAAAMAPAARKPAVPKAPAAEKAPKAATVHAPRQPKPAATAAARASVPAPAADRGNAYYITTAIAYPNGQPHIGHAYEAIATDALARFQRLDGKDVFFLTGTDEHGQKMIQTAAGEGMTPYDLATRNAARFKEMDERLNVSFDRFIRTSEPAHHKSVQEIWRRMQDNGDIYIDAYAGWYSVRDEAYYAEDETTVGEDNVRRGPQGTPVEWVEEKSYFFKLSAYQDKLLHLYESQPDFIGPDSRRNEVMSFVRGGLKDLSISRTTFDWGVKVPNDPEHVMYVWVDALTNYITGVGYPDESDKHWRYWPADVHIIGKDIIRFHAVYWPAFLMSAGIPLQRRVYAHGFLFNRGEKMSKSVGNVVDPFNLANQYGVDQVRYFFLREVPFGQDGNYNHEAIVARINADLANDFGNLAQRSLSMIAKQLGGVLPEPGEFSDSDKAILAQADAMLETSRTAMATQQIHQWLNTVWAVVAEANRYFAGEAPWALAKTDPARQKTVLYVTAEVVRQIAIMAQAVMPESCGKMLDSLGITADARSFAAIAERIKPGTVLPAPVGVFPRYVEPKTE, from the coding sequence GTGGCGACCGCTAAGAAGAAATCGTCGAAGAAGGCCAAGAAGACGAAGAAGGCATCGCCCGCTCGCGTGACCAGCAAAGCCACGGCGAAGTCGCGCGCGGTCAAGGCCAAGAAGGGTGGGCGCGTCACCAAAAAGGCGAAGAAAGCCACCAAGGCCAAGACGGGTGCCAAGAAGCCGGCGGCAAAGAAGGTCGCCAAAAAGGCCGTCAAGAAGGCTGCGAAGAAGACCGCCAAGAAGGTTGCCACGAAGCCCACCAAGGCTCCGCCGAAGAAGGCAGCGGCGGCCGCCATGGCTCCGGCTGCAAGGAAGCCCGCAGTGCCGAAAGCTCCGGCTGCCGAGAAGGCACCGAAGGCGGCAACGGTCCACGCGCCCAGGCAACCCAAACCCGCAGCGACGGCTGCTGCGCGCGCGTCCGTCCCGGCACCTGCCGCGGACCGCGGCAACGCCTACTACATCACGACCGCGATCGCGTATCCGAACGGTCAGCCGCATATCGGCCACGCCTATGAGGCGATCGCGACCGATGCGCTGGCGCGCTTCCAGCGGCTCGACGGCAAGGACGTGTTCTTCCTGACCGGCACCGACGAGCACGGACAGAAGATGATCCAGACCGCGGCAGGCGAGGGGATGACGCCGTACGATCTCGCCACCCGCAACGCCGCGCGCTTCAAGGAGATGGACGAACGGCTCAATGTCTCGTTCGACCGTTTCATCCGCACCTCGGAGCCCGCGCACCACAAATCGGTGCAGGAAATCTGGCGCCGCATGCAGGACAATGGCGACATCTATATCGACGCCTATGCCGGCTGGTACTCGGTGCGCGACGAGGCTTATTACGCCGAGGACGAGACCACGGTCGGCGAGGACAATGTTCGCCGCGGCCCGCAGGGCACGCCGGTCGAATGGGTCGAGGAGAAGAGCTATTTCTTCAAGCTGTCGGCCTACCAGGACAAGCTCTTGCATCTCTACGAGAGCCAGCCCGATTTCATCGGCCCGGATTCGCGCCGCAACGAGGTAATGAGCTTCGTGCGGGGCGGGCTGAAGGATCTCTCGATCTCGCGCACCACTTTCGACTGGGGCGTCAAGGTCCCCAACGATCCCGAGCACGTGATGTATGTCTGGGTCGACGCCCTGACCAACTACATCACCGGCGTCGGCTATCCCGACGAGAGCGATAAGCACTGGCGCTACTGGCCGGCCGACGTGCACATCATCGGCAAGGACATCATCCGCTTCCATGCCGTGTACTGGCCGGCCTTCCTGATGTCGGCCGGCATCCCGTTGCAAAGGCGCGTCTATGCGCACGGCTTCCTGTTCAACAGGGGCGAGAAGATGTCGAAGTCGGTCGGCAACGTGGTCGATCCCTTCAATCTGGCCAACCAGTACGGCGTCGATCAGGTGCGCTACTTCTTCCTGCGCGAAGTGCCGTTCGGCCAGGACGGCAACTACAACCACGAGGCCATCGTCGCGCGCATCAATGCCGATCTCGCCAATGATTTCGGCAATCTCGCGCAGCGTTCGCTGTCGATGATCGCCAAACAACTCGGCGGCGTGCTGCCGGAGCCCGGCGAATTCAGCGACAGCGACAAGGCGATCCTGGCGCAGGCCGACGCCATGCTGGAGACGTCGCGCACCGCGATGGCGACGCAGCAGATCCATCAATGGCTCAACACGGTCTGGGCCGTGGTCGCCGAAGCCAACCGTTACTTTGCCGGCGAGGCGCCATGGGCCTTGGCGAAGACCGATCCGGCACGCCAGAAGACGGTGCTCTATGTCACCGCCGAGGTCGTGCGCCAGATCGCGATTATGGCGCAGGCCGTGATGCCGGAATCCTGCGGCAAGATGCTCGACAGCCTCGGCATAACAGCGGATGCGCGCAGCTTCGCGGCGATCGCCGAGCGGATCAAGCCGGGCACGGTTCTGCCGGCGCCGGTCGGCGTGTTTCCGCGCTATGTGGAACCGAAGACCGAGTGA
- a CDS encoding TatD family hydrolase, translating into MLVDSHCHLDFPDFADDLDGIIARAEAAGIGRMVTISTRVKRLGGLLAITERFPDIYCSVGTHPHHADEEDGIPASELIELTKHPKVVALGEAGLDYFYEHGSREAQERGFRAHIAAARETGLPLVIHTREADEDCGRILEDEIAKGPFKAVLHCYTGGRELAMKAIALGLSISFTGILTFKKSDTLRALAAELPADRIMVETDAPYLAPGKFRGKRNEPSYVVEVAKVLAETRGVSLEEISRQTTENFFRLFSKVPAPKVAT; encoded by the coding sequence ATGCTGGTCGACAGTCACTGCCATCTCGATTTCCCTGATTTCGCCGACGATCTCGACGGGATCATCGCCCGCGCCGAAGCGGCCGGCATCGGCCGCATGGTCACGATCTCGACCCGGGTCAAGCGGCTCGGCGGCCTGCTTGCGATCACGGAGCGCTTTCCGGACATCTACTGTTCGGTCGGCACTCATCCGCATCATGCCGATGAAGAGGACGGCATCCCGGCCAGCGAACTGATCGAGCTGACGAAGCATCCGAAGGTCGTGGCGCTCGGCGAGGCCGGGCTCGATTACTTCTATGAGCATGGTTCGCGCGAGGCCCAGGAGCGCGGCTTTCGCGCGCATATCGCCGCGGCCCGCGAAACCGGGCTGCCGCTCGTGATCCACACCCGGGAGGCCGACGAGGATTGCGGCCGCATCCTGGAGGACGAAATCGCGAAGGGGCCGTTCAAGGCCGTCCTGCACTGCTACACCGGCGGCCGCGAGCTGGCGATGAAGGCAATCGCGCTCGGGCTGTCGATCTCGTTCACGGGCATCCTGACCTTCAAGAAGTCGGACACCCTGCGTGCGCTGGCCGCCGAGCTACCGGCCGATCGCATCATGGTCGAGACCGACGCGCCGTATCTTGCGCCCGGAAAATTCCGCGGCAAGCGCAACGAGCCGTCCTATGTTGTCGAGGTCGCCAAGGTGCTCGCCGAGACCCGCGGCGTCTCGCTCGAGGAGATCTCGCGGCAGACCACCGAAAACTTCTTCCGGCTGTTCTCCAAGGTGCCGGCGCCGAAGGTTGCTACATGA
- a CDS encoding MBL fold metallo-hydrolase, whose product MTLTLTILGCGSSAGVPRPALGWGACDPNNPKNRRRRCSIMAERTMEHGTTRVVIDTSPDLREQLIDANVEHIDAVFLTHEHADQTHGIDDLRSVVLHQRRRIPVYFNQSTAKDIMARFSYCFISPEGSDYPPILTRHSIEAGESHTVQGKGGPLKLEAFLVQHGQIPALGYRIGDAAYSPDLHDIPEASWPALEGLDLWIVDGLRYAPHPSHFSVADALSWIERFKPKRAVITNMHSDLDYEVLRQSLPAGVIPAYDGMRLTLDRAG is encoded by the coding sequence ATGACGCTGACACTGACCATTCTGGGCTGCGGCTCATCCGCCGGCGTGCCGCGTCCGGCGCTCGGCTGGGGCGCCTGCGATCCCAACAATCCCAAGAATCGCCGCCGCCGCTGCTCGATCATGGCCGAGCGCACCATGGAGCACGGCACCACGCGGGTCGTCATCGATACGTCGCCCGACCTGCGCGAGCAGCTGATCGACGCCAATGTCGAGCACATCGACGCGGTGTTCCTGACGCATGAGCATGCCGACCAGACCCACGGCATCGACGATCTGCGCTCGGTGGTGCTGCACCAGCGCCGCCGCATCCCGGTCTACTTCAACCAGTCGACCGCCAAGGACATCATGGCGCGGTTCTCCTATTGCTTCATCTCGCCGGAAGGCAGCGACTATCCGCCGATCCTGACCCGTCATTCGATCGAGGCCGGCGAGAGCCACACGGTGCAGGGGAAGGGCGGTCCGCTGAAGCTCGAGGCCTTCCTGGTGCAGCATGGCCAGATACCTGCGCTCGGCTATCGCATCGGCGACGCCGCCTACTCACCCGATCTGCACGACATTCCCGAGGCGAGCTGGCCGGCACTGGAAGGTCTCGATCTCTGGATCGTCGACGGCCTGCGCTATGCGCCGCATCCCAGCCATTTCAGCGTCGCCGACGCATTGTCATGGATCGAGCGCTTCAAGCCGAAGCGCGCGGTCATCACCAACATGCATTCCGACCTCGACTACGAGGTGTTGCGACAGAGTCTGCCGGCCGGCGTGATCCCGGCCTATGACGGCATGCGGCTGACGCTCGATCGGGCAGGCTGA
- the lpxA gene encoding acyl-ACP--UDP-N-acetylglucosamine O-acyltransferase, whose protein sequence is MLIDPTARIEDGAVIGAGTSIGPYCVIGSRVIIGANCKLIAHVHMTAETTIGGGCTIYPFVSLGTPPQALSYRGELTKLQIGQDCTIREHVTMNAGTVAGGGVTRVGDRGYFMNCSHVGHDCVVGNDVVFATSATLGGHCEIGNFVFMGGLSSAHQFVRIGAQAMIGATSCVRGDVIPFGLASGQYAGLAGLNFVGMRRREFTRERLAVIRAFYQKLFRGPGVFAARLHEVRQLADADPAIAEILAFIDAVRHRSLCLPANDDHMIAARRSPFAEPSR, encoded by the coding sequence ATGCTCATCGATCCCACTGCGCGGATTGAGGATGGGGCGGTGATCGGCGCCGGCACGTCGATTGGTCCTTATTGCGTTATTGGTTCCCGCGTCATTATCGGTGCAAACTGCAAGCTTATCGCGCACGTGCACATGACCGCGGAGACCACGATCGGTGGCGGCTGCACGATCTATCCGTTCGTCTCGCTCGGCACGCCCCCGCAAGCCCTCAGCTATCGCGGCGAACTGACCAAACTTCAGATCGGCCAGGATTGCACGATCCGCGAGCACGTCACCATGAATGCCGGAACCGTCGCGGGTGGCGGTGTTACCCGCGTCGGCGATCGTGGCTATTTCATGAATTGCAGCCATGTCGGCCACGACTGCGTGGTAGGGAACGACGTCGTCTTCGCCACGTCCGCGACGCTGGGCGGCCATTGCGAAATCGGCAATTTTGTCTTCATGGGAGGCCTCTCATCCGCCCATCAATTCGTTCGGATCGGGGCGCAGGCGATGATCGGGGCCACAAGTTGCGTACGTGGCGACGTAATCCCGTTTGGCCTTGCAAGCGGCCAGTACGCGGGTCTCGCCGGGCTCAACTTCGTTGGCATGCGACGCCGCGAATTTACCCGCGAACGCCTCGCGGTGATCCGAGCGTTCTATCAGAAGCTATTTCGCGGCCCCGGTGTGTTTGCCGCGCGTCTGCACGAGGTAAGGCAACTGGCGGATGCGGATCCCGCGATTGCAGAAATTCTGGCCTTCATCGACGCGGTTAGGCATCGCTCGCTGTGTCTGCCGGCGAACGACGATCATATGATTGCCGCACGCCGAAGCCCTTTCGCTGAACCGAGCCGATAG
- a CDS encoding nitroreductase family protein, whose protein sequence is MTEAVAARDYTDRTRYDALMDVVKNRLTTRAFDSSYVMPPEHYDMILEAARHAPSGANAQPWHFIAVTDQDLKNRITEYFREEQVARARLKMKFPTPDYRGLASAPGFIVVASDFRWVKAFPVLNDGSELDKMYKENAERILLQSVAAATMSAHLAATALGYNVWWVTAIGQEKAQQAMKPLLGIPEELSVLDIMCFGPPAKPPYKRWKKSLADISNWNRFDDQHFMTEAQIDEWVSTTRHKVMYRDAENVD, encoded by the coding sequence ATGACGGAAGCTGTGGCGGCGCGCGATTACACTGATCGCACGCGATATGACGCGCTGATGGATGTCGTGAAGAACCGCCTGACGACCCGGGCGTTCGATTCCAGCTACGTGATGCCGCCGGAGCATTACGACATGATCCTGGAGGCCGCGCGGCACGCGCCGTCGGGCGCCAATGCCCAGCCCTGGCACTTCATTGCGGTCACCGATCAGGACCTCAAGAACAGGATCACGGAGTATTTCCGCGAGGAGCAGGTCGCACGCGCGCGGCTCAAGATGAAGTTTCCGACGCCCGACTATCGCGGCCTCGCGTCGGCCCCCGGCTTCATCGTCGTCGCAAGCGACTTTCGCTGGGTCAAGGCGTTTCCTGTGCTCAACGACGGCTCCGAGCTCGACAAGATGTACAAGGAGAATGCCGAGCGCATCCTGCTGCAGAGCGTGGCGGCGGCGACGATGTCCGCCCATCTCGCGGCGACCGCGCTCGGCTATAATGTCTGGTGGGTGACCGCGATCGGGCAGGAGAAGGCCCAGCAGGCGATGAAGCCGCTGCTCGGCATCCCCGAGGAATTATCCGTGCTCGACATCATGTGCTTCGGCCCGCCGGCCAAGCCGCCGTACAAGCGCTGGAAGAAGAGCCTGGCCGATATCAGCAACTGGAACAGGTTCGATGATCAGCACTTCATGACCGAAGCCCAGATCGACGAATGGGTTTCGACCACGCGCCACAAGGTGATGTACCGCGATGCCGAGAACGTCGACTAA
- a CDS encoding MarR family transcriptional regulator, whose protein sequence is MPRTSTKAAAPVRRVASDYRLEDQVGFLLRRAYQRASSNLVDRIGFYDLTAPQYATLARLYERGALSQNLLGRLVAMEPANIRDVVLRLKKRRLVATRRDATDKRLILIDLTTAGVALVEQLIPIEIECTATTLAPLDVAERKQLYDLLGRLADG, encoded by the coding sequence ATGCCGAGAACGTCGACTAAGGCAGCGGCGCCGGTCAGGCGCGTTGCGTCGGACTACAGGCTGGAGGACCAGGTCGGCTTCCTGCTGCGCCGGGCCTATCAACGCGCCTCGTCGAACCTGGTAGACCGGATCGGATTCTACGACCTGACGGCCCCGCAATATGCGACCTTGGCCCGGCTCTACGAGCGCGGGGCGCTGTCGCAGAACCTGCTCGGGCGGCTGGTCGCAATGGAGCCGGCCAATATCCGCGACGTCGTGCTGCGGCTGAAGAAGCGCCGCCTGGTCGCGACCCGGCGCGATGCGACCGACAAACGGCTGATCCTGATTGATCTGACCACAGCCGGCGTGGCGCTGGTCGAGCAGTTGATCCCGATCGAGATCGAATGCACCGCGACGACGCTGGCACCGCTCGATGTCGCCGAGAGGAAGCAGCTCTATGATCTGCTCGGCCGTCTGGCCGATGGCTGA
- a CDS encoding acyl-CoA synthetase produces the protein MSAAQNQYTMGLDKTPANYVPLTPLSFLARSAAVYPDHVSTVYEGRSFTWKETYERCKRFASYLAGRGIGHGDTVAAMLPNIPAMNELHFAVPMTGAVLNALNIRLDAESIAFQLDHGGAKIILVDPEFSGVIAESLTLMKGAKPFVIDVDDAAFAAGKRIGEIEYEAAVASGDPAFAERPPADEWDAIALSYTSGTTGNPKGVVTHHRGAYLNAVSNILAGNLGQHPVYLWTLPMFHCNGWCFPWTIAATAGVNVCLRKVDPAKIFELIPKHGVTHMCGAPIVYNTLINAPDAPKGGKAKPVVGLIAGAAPPVAVLEGAERIGIKLTHVYGLTEVYGPASVCAEQPGWDELSADARAQLKRRQGVAYPLQEDVTVLDPETMREVPHDGETIGEVMFRGNIVMKGYLKNEKATQEAFAGGWFHTGDLGVLDEHGYVIIKDRSKDIIISGGENVSSVEVEDILYKHPAVLFAAVVAKPDPKWGEVPCAFLELKDGAKTTEAEIIAYCREHMPGFKTPKSVVFGVIPKTSTGKIQKFLLRNQVGSAKAISA, from the coding sequence ATGAGTGCAGCTCAGAACCAGTACACGATGGGGTTGGACAAGACGCCCGCCAACTACGTGCCGCTGACGCCGCTGAGCTTCCTGGCACGCTCGGCCGCGGTCTATCCCGACCATGTCAGCACGGTCTATGAGGGCCGCAGCTTCACCTGGAAAGAGACCTACGAACGTTGCAAGCGCTTCGCATCCTATCTCGCAGGCCGCGGCATCGGCCATGGCGACACGGTGGCCGCGATGCTGCCGAACATCCCGGCGATGAACGAATTGCACTTCGCGGTGCCGATGACCGGCGCGGTGCTGAACGCGCTCAACATCCGTCTCGATGCGGAATCGATCGCGTTCCAGCTCGATCACGGCGGCGCGAAGATTATTCTCGTCGATCCCGAATTCTCCGGCGTGATCGCGGAATCCCTGACCCTGATGAAGGGCGCAAAGCCGTTCGTGATCGACGTCGATGATGCGGCCTTCGCCGCCGGCAAGCGGATCGGCGAGATCGAATATGAGGCGGCGGTCGCCTCAGGCGATCCCGCATTCGCCGAGCGGCCGCCGGCCGACGAATGGGATGCAATCGCGCTGAGCTATACGTCGGGCACGACGGGCAATCCGAAGGGCGTGGTGACCCATCACCGCGGCGCCTATCTCAACGCCGTCAGCAACATCCTCGCAGGCAATCTCGGCCAGCACCCGGTCTATCTCTGGACGCTGCCGATGTTTCACTGCAACGGCTGGTGCTTTCCCTGGACGATCGCGGCGACCGCCGGCGTCAATGTCTGCCTGCGCAAGGTCGATCCCGCCAAGATCTTCGAGCTGATCCCGAAGCACGGCGTCACCCACATGTGCGGCGCGCCGATCGTCTACAACACGCTGATCAACGCGCCCGATGCGCCGAAGGGCGGCAAGGCGAAGCCCGTCGTCGGCCTGATCGCCGGCGCGGCGCCGCCGGTCGCAGTCCTCGAGGGCGCCGAGCGCATCGGCATCAAGCTGACCCATGTCTACGGGCTGACCGAAGTCTACGGCCCCGCCTCCGTCTGCGCCGAGCAGCCGGGCTGGGACGAGCTGTCGGCCGATGCGCGCGCGCAGCTGAAGCGGCGTCAGGGCGTGGCCTATCCGCTGCAGGAAGACGTCACCGTGCTCGATCCCGAGACCATGCGCGAGGTGCCGCACGACGGCGAGACCATCGGCGAGGTCATGTTCCGCGGCAACATCGTGATGAAGGGCTATCTGAAGAACGAGAAGGCGACGCAGGAAGCCTTCGCCGGCGGCTGGTTTCACACCGGCGATCTCGGCGTGCTCGACGAGCACGGCTACGTCATCATCAAGGACCGCTCGAAGGACATCATCATCTCCGGCGGCGAGAACGTCTCCTCGGTCGAGGTCGAGGATATCCTCTACAAGCACCCGGCCGTGCTGTTTGCCGCTGTTGTCGCCAAGCCCGATCCGAAATGGGGCGAAGTGCCCTGTGCTTTCCTCGAACTGAAGGACGGTGCCAAGACGACCGAGGCCGAGATCATCGCCTATTGCCGCGAGCACATGCCGGGCTTCAAGACGCCGAAGTCAGTGGTGTTCGGGGTGATCCCGAAGACGTCCACGGGCAAGATCCAGAAATTCCTGCTGCGCAACCAGGTCGGATCGGCCAAGGCGATCTCGGCCTGA